The Paramisgurnus dabryanus chromosome 1, PD_genome_1.1, whole genome shotgun sequence genome includes a window with the following:
- the ptges3l gene encoding putative protein PTGES3L — protein sequence MPKIVRPENCQPAKTLWYDRKKYLTINFVVQNPKDVQVDVQDTKIILSCKDVDDNNIYNEIEFYDKVLKSDSREKVLDRTINVMIRKYKENVAWPRLQKDTAKPAWLLVDFDNWRDWENEEEDGMAEYEQYIDMINDVKQKGEPPAMDDLDDLSD from the exons ATGCCAAAGATTGTTCGACCGGAGAACTG CCAACCTGCTAAAACACTGTGGTACGACCGGAAAAAATATCTCACCATCAACTTTGTGGTTCAAAACCCAAAAGATGTGCAAGTAGATGTCCAGGACACAAAGATCATTCTCAG CTGTAAAGATGTGGATGACAACAATATCTACAATGAGATTGAATTTTATGACAAAGTATTGAAGTCT GATTCGAGAGAGAAGGTTCTGGATCGTACTATTAATGTGATGATAAGGAAGTATAAAGAAAATGTGGCATGGCCGAGACTTCAGAAAGACACAGCTAAG CCAGCATGGCTGTTAGTTGACTTTGATAACTGGCGAGATTGGGAAAATGAGGAGGAAGATGGTATGGCAGAATATGAGCAGTACATTGAT ATGATTAATGATGTTAAACAGAAAGGTGAACCTCCTGCCATGGATGACCTGGACGATCTT AGCGACTGA